From a region of the Danio aesculapii chromosome 4, fDanAes4.1, whole genome shotgun sequence genome:
- the LOC130221897 gene encoding uncharacterized protein LOC130221897, translating to MAFIKEECEDIRIADVFTLVKEEPEDPIGCSSVWHSCSFLKNSVTDLLESWADEFSSGEEFAPESQSDSKTEQDLERSFSNTTENSLEPCMTTEKSSSSLIVTGDSIIHNLCSSPDLSPSSITEAEDENTTSKREERHTSIPEDTASDSVLSSKGITTRGGENFCFVCGKPQIKIARHFKVHKREDAEIARALSLPAHSKKRKELLQMLRNKGNFMHNNDVLKKGSGALKVKRRSLKQASNKYTYCVYCRGMFVRQVLKRHMKNCLAKRDHQEALGALGLAEVAKAAIPACSSVSDSQSFQSKSVPDLPESWVKDLLSGNEFVPESQSGLNSKTELDLERSISNTTENSLEPCITTEKKSSSLNVTGDVLIYNLSSSPDLSPSTITEAEDENTTNKREERNTSIPEDTASDSVSSSKGITTRGGENFCFVCGKPQIKIARHFKVHKREDAEIARALSLPAHSKKRKELLQMLRNKGNFMHNNDVLKKGSGALKVKRRSLKQASNKYTYCVYCRGMFIHQELKRHMKNCSAKRHHQEALGALGLAEVAKAAIPVCSSMCDPLSFQSKSVPDLPESLDKELSPGNEFVPQSQSGLNSKTELTLERTISNITENSLEPCMTTEKKSSCLDITAEDSLIHNLSSSPDLSPSSITEAEDENTTSKREERNASIPEDTASDSVLSSKGITTVSGGGENYCFVCGKPQIKIGRHFKVHKHEDAEIARALSLPAHSKKRKELLQMLRNKGNFMHNNDVLKKGTGALKVKRHSVNQASNKYTYCVYCRGMFVRQELKRHMKNCSAKRDHQEALGAWGLAEVAKAAIPVFSAVLDSHSFHKKSVIDLAESCEQELSSVEEFVPESQSGLNLNTDLDLERSLGNITENLPEPCMTSEKKASSLNITAGDSSPSSITEAEDENTTNKREERNTSIPEDTASDSVLSSKGITTRGGENFCFVCGKPQIKIARHFKVHKRENAEIARALSLPAHSKKRKELLQMLRNKGNFMHNNDVLKKGSGALKVKRHSVKQASNKYTYCIYCRGMFICQELKRHMKKCSAQRNHQEALGALGLAEVAKAAFPVCSSVWDSHSFHSNSVPDLPKTWDKELSSGEEFDSELQSGLNSNTELDLERSISNTTENSLDPCITPKLSSSLNVTAGDSLIPSLSFSPDLSPSSITEADDENTTNKREERNTSIPEDTASNSVSSFKGITTVSGGGENFCFVCGKPQIKIARHFKVHKRENAEIARALSLPAHSKKRKELLQFLRNKGNFMHNNDVLKKGSGALKVKRHSVKQASNKYTYCVYCRGMFVRHELKRHMQKCSAKRDHQGARGLAEVAKAAFSSTV from the exons atggcgtttattaaagaggagtgTGAGGACATCAGGATTGCAGATGTTTTCACGCTGGTAAAAGAAGAGCCTGAGGATCCAATAG GTTGCTCTTCTGTGTGGCATTCATGCAGTTTTCTCAAAAACAGCGTGACT GATTTACTTGAAAGTTGGGCAGATGAATTTTCGTCAGGTGAAGAGTTTGCCCCTGAATCACAGTCTGACTCAAAAACAGAACAGGATTTAGAAAGGTCTTTCAGCAACACTACAGAGAACTCTCTGGAGCCTTGCATGACCACTGAGAAGTCGTCCTCTAGCCTGATCGTCACAGGAGATTCAATCATTCACAATCTGTGCTCTTCACCTGACTTAAGCCCCAGCAGCATCACTGAAGCAGAGGATGAGAACACAACAAGTAAAAGAGAAGAGAGACATACATCCATTCCAGAGGATACAGCGAGTGATTCAGTCTTGTCTTCAAAAGGCATCACCACTAGAGGTGGTGaaaatttctgttttgtttgtggAAAGCCACAAATCAAAATAGCTCGACATTTTAAAGTGCATAAGCGTGAAGACGCAGAAATTGCACGAGCACTCAGTTTACCAGCTCACTCCAAGAAAAGAAAGGAATTGCTGCAGATGTTGCGAAACAAAGGCAACTTTATGCACAACAATGACGTCCTGAAGAAAGGATCGGGTGCCCTGAAAGTTAAACGCCGTTCTTTAAAACAAGCCTCCAACAAGTATACGTACTGTGTTTATTGCCGGGGGATGTTTGTTCGCCAGGTACTCAAGAGGCACATGAAAAATTGCTTAGCCAAAAGAGACCATCAGGAAGCACTGGGAGCACTGGGTCTTGCTGAAGTGGCCAAGGCTGCAATTCCAG cGTGCTCTTCTGTGTCTGATTCACAAAGTTTCCAGAGTAAGAGTGTGCCT GATTTACCTGAAAGCTGGGTCAAAGATTTGTTGTCAGGTAACGAGTTTGTCCCTGAATCACAGTCTGGCTTGAACTCAAAAACTGAACTGGATTTAGAAAGGTCTATCAGCAACACTACAGAGAACTCTCTGGAGCCTTGCATAACCACTGAGAAGAAGTCTTCTAGCCTGAACGTCACAGGAGATGTACTTATTTACAATCTGTCCTCTTCACCTGATTTAAGCCCCAGCACCATCACTGAAGCAGAGGACGAGAACACCACAAATAAAAGAGAAGAGAGAAATACATCCATCCCAGAGGATACAGCGAGTGATTCAGTCTCGTCTTCAAAGGGCATCACCACTAGAGGTGGTGaaaatttctgttttgtttgtggAAAGCCACAAATCAAAATAGCTCGACATTTTAAAGTGCATAAGCGTGAAGATGCTGAAATTGCACGAGCACTCAGTTTACCAGCTCACTCCAAGAAAAGAAAGGAATTGCTGCAGATGTTGCGAAACAAAGGCAACTTCATGCACAACAATGATGTCCTGAAGAAAGGATCAGGTGCCCTGAAAGTTAAACGCCGGTCTTTAAAACAAGCCTCCAACAAGTATACGTACTGTGTTTATTGCCGGGGGATGTTTATTCACCAGGAACTCAAGAGGCACATGAAAAATTGCTCAGCCAAAAGACACCATCAGGAAGCACTGGGAGCACTGGGTCTTGCGGAAGTGGCCAAGGCTGCAATTCCAG TGTGCTCTTCTATGTGTGATCCACTGAGTTTCCAGAGTAAGAGTGTGCCT GATTTACCTGAAAGCCTGGACAAAGAATTGTCGCCAGGTAACGAGTTCGTCCCTCAATCACAATCTGGCTTGAACTCAAAAACAGAACTGACTTTAGAAAGAACTATCAGCAACATTACAGAGAACTCTCTGGAGCCTTGCATGACCACTGAGAAGAAGTCTTCTTGCCTGGACATCACAGCAGAAGATTCACTCATTCACAATCTCTCCTCTTCACCTGACTTAAGCCCCAGCAGCATCACTGAAGCAGAGGATGAAAACACAACAAGCAAAAGAGAAGAGAGAAATGCATCCATACCAGAGGATACAGCGAGTGATTCAGTCTTGTCTTCAAAGGGCATCACCACTGTGTCCGGAGGTGGTGAAAATTACTGTTTTGTTTGTGGAAAACCACAAATCAAAATTGGTAGACATTTTAAAGTGCATAAGCATGAAGATGCCGAAATTGCACGAGCACTCAGTTTACCAGCTCACTCCAAGAAAAGAAAGGAATTGCTGCAGATGTTGCGAAACAAAGGCAACTTTATGCACAACAATGATGTCCTGAAAAAAGGAACGGGTGCCCTGAAAGTTAAACGCCATTCTGTAAATCAAGCCTCCAACAAGTATACGTACTGTGTTTATTGCCGGGGGATGTTTGTTCGCCAGGAACTCAAGAGGCACATGAAAAATTGCTCAGCTAAAAGAGACCATCAGGAAGCACTGGGAGCATGGGGTCTTGCTGAAGTGGCCAAGGCTGCAATTCCAG tgttCTCTGCTGTGTTGGATTctcacagtttccacaaaaagaGTGTGATT gATTTAGCTGAAAGCTGTGAACAAGAATTGTCATCGGTTGAAGAGTTTGTCCCTGAATCACAGTCTGGCTTGAACTTAAACACAGATTTGGATTTAGAAAGGTCCCTCGGCAATATTACAGAGAACTTGCCGGAGCCTTGCATGACCAGTGAGAAAAAGGCCTCTAGTCTGAACATAACAGCAGGAGATTCCAGCCCCAGCAGCATCACTGAAGCAGAGGACGAGAACACCACAAATAAAAGAGAAGAGAGAAATACATCCATCCCAGAGGATACAGCGAGTGATTCAGTCTTGTCTTCAAAGGGCATCACCACTAGAGGTGGTGaaaatttctgttttgtttgtggAAAGCCACAAATCAAAATAGCTCGACATTTTAAAGTGCATAAGCGTGAAAATGCTGAAATTGCACGAGCACTCAGTTTACCAGCTCACTCCAAGAAAAGAAAGGAATTGCTGCAGATGTTGCGAAACAAAGGCAACTTTATGCACAACAACGATGTCCTGAAGAAAGGATCGGGTGCCCTGAAAGTTAAACGCCATTCTGTGAAACAAGCCTCCAACAAGTATACGTACTGTATTTATTGCCGGGGAATGTTTATTTGCCAGGAACTCAAAAGGCACATGAAAAAATGCTCAGCCCAAAGAAACCATCAGGAAGCACTGGGAGCACTGGGTCTTGCTGAAGTGGCCAAGGCTGCATTTCCAG tGTGCTCTTCTGTCTGGGATTCACATAGTTTCCATAGTAACAGTGTGCCA GATTTACCTAAAACCTGGGACAAAGAACTGTCGTCAGGTGAAGAGTTTGACTCTGAATTACAGTCTGGCTTGAACTCAAACACAGAGTTGGATTTAGAAAGGTCTATTAGCAACACTACAGAGAACTCTCTGGATCCATGCATAACCCCCAAGTTGTCCTCTAGCCTGAACGTCACAGCAGGAGATTCACTTATTCCCAGTCTGTCCTTTTCACCTGACTTAAGCCCCAGCAGCATTACTGAAGCAGACGACGAGAACACCACAAATAAAAGAGAAGAGAGAAATACATCCATCCCAGAGGATACAGCGAGTAATTCAGTCTCGTCTTTTAAGGGCATCACCACTGTGTCCGGAGGTGGTGaaaatttctgttttgtttgtggAAAGCCACAAATCAAAATAGCTCGACATTTTAAAGTGCATAAGCGTGAAAATGCTGAAATTGCACGAGCACTCAGTTTACCAGCTCACTCCAAGAAAAGAAAGGAATTGCTGCAGTTTTTGCGAAACAAAGGCAACTTTATGCACAACAATGATGTCCTGAAGAAAGGATCGGGTGCCCTGAAAGTTAAACGCCATTCTGTAAAACAAGCCTCTAACAAGTATACGTACTGTGTTTATTGTCGAGGGATGTTCGTTCGCCATGAACTTAAGAGGCACATGCAAAAATGCTCAGCCAAAAGAGACCATCAGGGAGCACGGGGTCTTGCTGAAGTGGCCAAGGCTGCATTTTCAAGTACTGTATAA